The proteins below come from a single Eubacterium limosum genomic window:
- a CDS encoding AAA family ATPase, producing the protein MELYNKLLEQGISEKLIDDVKHFRAEYPVEADLADRVPRSETIFYGRDIWAMCITAILEGENILLSGPKATGKNVLADNLCELFSRPQWNTSFHVNTDSTSLIGTDTFIDNEVRLRRGSVYECAVNGGFGVFDEINMAKNDALVVLHSALDYRKVIDVPGYEKISLNPATRFIGTMNYEYAGTKELNEALVSRFMTIDIPQIDEETLMVILADEFPDAKQDMLKQFAGIFLDLQEKAMNSEISTKSVDLRGIMGSLRTIRRGLRPMLAINMGVIGKTFDQYEKEIVYDVIRTRIREDWTAEDIF; encoded by the coding sequence TTGGAACTTTATAACAAACTTTTAGAGCAGGGCATCAGTGAGAAATTGATTGACGATGTAAAGCATTTTAGAGCCGAGTACCCGGTTGAGGCAGACCTGGCAGACCGAGTGCCCCGGTCAGAGACCATCTTTTATGGCAGGGACATCTGGGCCATGTGCATCACTGCGATTCTGGAGGGTGAAAATATCCTGCTTTCCGGCCCCAAGGCGACAGGAAAAAATGTTTTGGCTGATAACCTGTGTGAGCTTTTCAGCAGACCCCAGTGGAATACATCCTTCCATGTCAACACAGACAGCACCAGCCTGATTGGAACAGATACCTTTATTGACAATGAGGTTCGCCTGCGCCGCGGGTCGGTTTATGAATGTGCGGTGAACGGCGGGTTTGGCGTCTTTGATGAAATCAATATGGCTAAAAATGACGCGCTGGTCGTTCTGCACTCCGCCCTTGACTACCGTAAGGTCATTGATGTGCCAGGCTATGAAAAGATCAGCCTGAATCCGGCCACCCGCTTTATCGGGACCATGAATTATGAATACGCGGGGACCAAAGAGCTGAATGAAGCCCTGGTATCCCGTTTTATGACCATTGATATTCCTCAGATTGATGAAGAAACCCTGATGGTCATTTTAGCCGATGAATTTCCAGACGCCAAGCAGGATATGCTGAAGCAGTTTGCCGGTATCTTTCTGGATTTACAGGAAAAAGCCATGAACTCTGAAATCTCAACCAAATCGGTGGACCTTCGCGGAATCATGGGCAGCCTCCGCACCATACGCAGGGGCTTGCGGCCAATGCTTGCCATCAATATGGGCGTTATCGGGAAAACCTTCGACCAGTATGAAAAGGAAATTGTTTATGACGTTATCCGGACGCGTATCCGGGAGGACTGGACAGCTGAGGATATTTTTTAA
- a CDS encoding aldehyde dehydrogenase family protein, protein MNIDTTGIEYIVKKVMDQIDYAEETGAPVVDGKDGVFQTMDAAIEAAAVAQKEYMKKPLALRRQMIAAMREIMLKKENVETICAMVVEESGMGNYEHKLAKHRLATTGTPGVEDLLTEAWAGDDGCTLLELSPFGVIGAITPTTNPNETIVNNSIGMLAAGNAVVFSPHPKALKTSFLCIKLLNEAIVSVGGPRNLIVTCANPTIEAANEMMVHPKIRMLVATGGPGVVKAVLSSGKKAIGAGAGNPPALVDETADIEKAAKDIIDGCSFDNNLPCIAEKEVVVVDQVADYLIFNMKKNGAYEITDKKAIDALADLVCPEGRLSRDFVGKSAKYIAAAAGLDVPEDTRVLICETSKDHLLAVEELMMPILPIVRVANVDEGIDVAVELEHGNRHTAIMHSKNVDKLTEMAKRIQTTIFVKNGPSYAGIGFGGEGYPTFTIAGPTGEGLTSAKSFARRRRCVLVGGFDIK, encoded by the coding sequence ATGAATATTGATACAACAGGTATTGAATATATTGTAAAAAAGGTAATGGATCAGATCGACTATGCTGAAGAAACCGGAGCTCCGGTAGTAGACGGCAAAGACGGCGTTTTCCAGACCATGGACGCTGCAATTGAAGCTGCTGCAGTTGCCCAGAAAGAGTACATGAAAAAACCATTGGCACTGCGTCGTCAGATGATTGCTGCAATGCGTGAAATCATGCTCAAAAAAGAAAATGTTGAAACAATCTGCGCTATGGTTGTTGAAGAATCTGGTATGGGTAACTATGAACATAAGTTGGCCAAACACCGTCTTGCAACAACTGGTACACCAGGCGTTGAAGATTTATTGACAGAAGCATGGGCTGGTGATGACGGCTGTACTTTACTTGAGTTGTCACCATTCGGCGTGATCGGCGCGATTACACCGACCACAAACCCGAACGAAACCATTGTTAATAACAGTATTGGTATGTTAGCTGCCGGTAATGCGGTTGTTTTCTCACCCCATCCAAAGGCATTAAAGACAAGCTTCTTATGTATTAAATTATTAAATGAAGCCATTGTCTCTGTCGGTGGTCCGAGAAACTTAATCGTAACCTGTGCTAACCCGACAATTGAAGCTGCTAACGAAATGATGGTTCATCCTAAAATTAGAATGTTAGTTGCAACAGGTGGTCCTGGTGTTGTTAAAGCGGTTCTGTCCAGTGGTAAAAAAGCCATTGGCGCCGGCGCTGGTAACCCACCGGCATTGGTTGACGAAACTGCTGATATCGAAAAAGCAGCAAAAGATATTATCGACGGCTGTTCTTTCGACAATAATCTGCCATGTATTGCAGAAAAAGAAGTCGTTGTTGTCGATCAGGTAGCAGACTATCTGATTTTCAACATGAAGAAAAACGGCGCATATGAAATCACAGATAAAAAAGCCATTGACGCTTTAGCCGATCTGGTTTGTCCTGAAGGCCGTCTGAGCCGTGACTTTGTTGGTAAATCTGCTAAATACATCGCAGCGGCAGCTGGCCTGGATGTTCCTGAAGACACACGCGTGTTAATCTGTGAAACTTCTAAAGATCATCTGTTGGCTGTAGAAGAACTGATGATGCCGATTCTTCCAATCGTTCGTGTTGCTAACGTTGATGAAGGTATCGATGTTGCTGTTGAATTAGAACATGGAAACAGACACACCGCTATCATGCATTCCAAAAATGTAGATAAATTAACAGAAATGGCTAAGAGAATCCAGACGACCATTTTCGTTAAAAATGGTCCATCCTACGCTGGTATTGGCTTTGGTGGTGAAGGTTATCCGACATTCACGATTGCAGGTCCGACCGGTGAAGGCTTAACATCTGCTAAATCCTTCGCAAGAAGAAGAAGATGTGTGCTCGTTGGGGGATTCGATATTAAATAA
- a CDS encoding BMC domain-containing protein — MKKAVGFIEFKSIPIGIEATDDMLKAGNVDLMMASPLCPGKYVTIISGDVGAVQASIRNGEHIGGIYVLESHVIPNIHPDVLPAMLGAGEIEDVKALGIVETINAISSIIVGDVAVKAANVELIEIRIARGLGGKGFVLLTGEVASVKQAIKAAEADMRDLGVITSYSVIASPHKDIKKVIF, encoded by the coding sequence TTGAAAAAAGCAGTAGGTTTTATAGAATTTAAGAGTATTCCTATCGGCATCGAAGCCACTGATGATATGCTGAAAGCCGGAAATGTTGATTTAATGATGGCCTCTCCTTTATGTCCCGGGAAATATGTTACCATAATTTCCGGTGACGTAGGGGCCGTTCAGGCATCAATTAGAAACGGTGAGCACATCGGTGGAATCTATGTACTCGAATCCCACGTTATTCCGAACATTCATCCGGATGTATTGCCGGCTATGTTAGGTGCGGGAGAAATCGAAGATGTCAAAGCTCTTGGTATCGTTGAAACAATTAATGCAATCTCTTCAATTATCGTTGGCGATGTGGCTGTTAAGGCTGCAAATGTCGAGTTGATTGAAATCAGAATAGCCAGAGGCTTGGGTGGTAAAGGTTTTGTATTATTGACTGGTGAAGTTGCTTCTGTTAAACAGGCGATCAAGGCCGCAGAAGCAGATATGCGCGATTTAGGTGTTATCACAAGTTACTCAGTAATCGCGTCACCGCATAAAGATATTAAGAAAGTCATTTTCTAA
- a CDS encoding cobaltochelatase CobT-related protein, translated as MAELEKWVYDDLDFDNRVTNLMWTISGNYDENMDAGEKSFISKDVALYQGITAGGRRKYINWDAVKRFIISRVKAGLDKDILLGLIQMATDVLVEEKLMEERPGIYDIRKKAYDDILSDYFRMHTDNLLEKARHALVLEKVGKTPRMDVATNGLIGDIKSLSGCEDTIDMLKGVESAYIKYFPIYVYSEDGEVIGEERRGDVEPSDFNDFMMEEFYDDALEEEMQLDESLNEIAESLLGDNGEGSGLNSDVKSNRVLRIKAEDLDKIYEKVSYHFGKTYLSTPEVRRLQNRVCRDVHENCRIHLTDGVIRSNCDNGFQKNLVGRHKVKNTLAYGVNKRIHKRNIHKLRDSIARTLIQEEFKDEIPSDQGMLVPNKLWRVGRSSNTKVFVRTLDNDKGSYVVDILIDSSGSQRRNQALVASQAYVLAQALTLNGIPNRVMGFNSFLDYTILKRYRDYESNLRANENIFEYYCTGNNRDGLAIKAVVEELKSRPEDNKILIVLSDGRPNDIKVGKGQSQTLEEAYRGATAVRDTAIEVRRARQQGIMVLGVFTGKERDLPAEKLIYGKDFAYIKDINRFADLVIKYLKQVITN; from the coding sequence ATGGCAGAACTGGAAAAATGGGTTTATGATGACCTGGATTTTGACAACCGTGTGACAAATCTGATGTGGACGATTTCCGGCAATTACGATGAGAACATGGACGCTGGCGAAAAGAGCTTTATCTCTAAGGATGTGGCCCTTTACCAGGGGATCACAGCGGGCGGACGGCGTAAATACATCAACTGGGACGCAGTGAAGCGTTTTATCATCAGCCGCGTAAAGGCAGGATTGGACAAGGATATTCTCCTGGGGCTGATCCAGATGGCGACGGATGTGCTGGTAGAGGAAAAGCTCATGGAGGAACGGCCAGGAATCTATGATATTCGGAAAAAGGCCTATGACGATATTCTGTCCGATTATTTCAGGATGCATACCGACAATCTCCTTGAAAAGGCAAGACATGCGCTGGTGCTGGAAAAGGTTGGTAAAACGCCCCGGATGGATGTGGCGACAAACGGCCTGATTGGCGACATCAAATCCCTCAGCGGCTGTGAGGACACCATTGATATGCTGAAGGGCGTTGAGTCTGCCTATATCAAGTATTTTCCCATTTATGTGTACTCAGAGGATGGGGAGGTTATTGGTGAGGAACGCCGCGGCGATGTGGAGCCGAGTGATTTCAACGATTTTATGATGGAAGAATTCTATGATGACGCGTTGGAAGAAGAAATGCAGCTGGATGAAAGCCTGAATGAAATCGCCGAATCCCTTCTGGGGGATAACGGGGAGGGCAGCGGGCTTAACAGTGATGTCAAAAGTAACCGTGTCCTCCGTATCAAGGCTGAGGATCTGGATAAAATCTACGAAAAGGTCTCCTATCATTTTGGAAAAACCTACCTTTCGACACCGGAGGTCCGGAGGCTGCAGAACAGGGTGTGCCGTGATGTGCATGAAAACTGCCGGATTCATCTGACGGATGGGGTTATCCGCAGCAATTGTGATAACGGATTCCAGAAAAATCTGGTTGGACGGCACAAGGTAAAGAATACCCTGGCCTACGGTGTGAATAAGCGCATTCATAAGCGCAATATCCACAAGCTGCGGGACAGTATTGCCCGGACGCTGATTCAGGAGGAATTTAAGGACGAGATTCCATCGGACCAGGGAATGCTTGTGCCCAACAAGCTGTGGAGGGTTGGGCGCAGCAGCAACACGAAGGTATTTGTGCGCACGCTGGATAATGACAAGGGAAGTTATGTGGTGGATATTCTCATTGATTCCAGCGGATCGCAGCGGCGCAATCAGGCGCTGGTGGCAAGCCAGGCCTATGTGCTGGCTCAGGCGCTGACCCTGAACGGTATTCCCAACCGAGTGATGGGGTTTAACAGCTTTCTGGATTACACGATTCTGAAGCGTTACCGTGATTATGAGTCAAACCTGAGGGCCAATGAAAATATTTTTGAGTATTACTGCACTGGCAATAACCGTGACGGTTTAGCCATCAAGGCAGTGGTTGAGGAATTGAAAAGCCGCCCGGAGGATAATAAAATTCTCATTGTTTTGAGCGACGGACGCCCCAATGATATCAAGGTGGGAAAAGGGCAGAGCCAGACGCTCGAGGAGGCCTACCGCGGCGCCACAGCCGTGAGAGATACGGCGATCGAGGTGCGCAGGGCGCGCCAGCAGGGGATCATGGTGCTCGGTGTATTCACGGGCAAGGAGAGGGATCTGCCGGCAGAAAAGCTGATTTACGGTAAGGACTTTGCCTATATCAAAGACATTAACCGCTTTGCGGACCTGGTGATCAAATACCTGAAACAGGTTATAACCAACTAA
- a CDS encoding GH25 family lysozyme yields MPTRKKISPLIIIVLILITGAFLLYHWGILQFNHPDAETYPVQGIDVSTYQGTIDWPVLAGNDLTFAFIKATEGSSFQDEKFKYNWENAGKTHLKVGAYHFFSYETSGATQAENYIKTVPIKDDALPPVVDIEFYGSYTRYTAPDKETTRRELTELLNRLESHYGKRPILYTSTKPYATYIADHYTDYPIWIRNFYACPILSDHRQWTFWQYSDKGSLSGYTGYAPNIDLNVYRGSYDEFMAQFGY; encoded by the coding sequence ATGCCAACCCGTAAGAAAATATCCCCCCTGATCATCATCGTCCTTATCCTGATCACAGGTGCCTTTCTGCTCTACCACTGGGGCATCCTGCAGTTTAACCATCCCGACGCGGAAACCTACCCGGTGCAGGGCATTGATGTCTCCACCTACCAGGGCACCATCGACTGGCCGGTTTTGGCTGGTAATGACCTGACCTTCGCCTTTATCAAGGCTACTGAAGGCAGCAGTTTTCAGGATGAAAAATTCAAATACAACTGGGAAAACGCCGGAAAGACCCATCTGAAGGTCGGCGCCTATCATTTTTTCAGCTATGAAACCAGCGGCGCCACCCAGGCGGAAAATTATATCAAAACCGTCCCCATAAAGGACGACGCCCTGCCGCCTGTGGTCGACATTGAATTTTACGGCAGCTATACCCGTTATACCGCGCCGGATAAAGAGACCACCCGCAGAGAGCTCACAGAGCTTTTAAATCGCCTTGAAAGCCATTATGGCAAGCGGCCGATCCTCTACACCTCTACCAAGCCCTACGCCACCTACATTGCTGATCATTACACCGATTATCCCATCTGGATTCGGAATTTCTACGCCTGTCCCATCCTGTCAGACCACCGGCAATGGACCTTCTGGCAATACTCAGACAAAGGCTCTCTCTCCGGGTATACAGGCTACGCGCCCAACATCGACCTCAATGTTTACCGCGGCAGCTATGACGAGTTCATGGCCCAGTTCGGGTATTAA
- a CDS encoding cob(I)yrinic acid a,c-diamide adenosyltransferase: MPNVYTRGGDKGETGLFGGNRTPKDDIRVEAYGTMDEANSAIGLAYSLSEDNDIREILHHLQERIFVLGAELASDEKGKAMLKDGISQADIDFMEEKLDYYLSVIGPQKSFIVPGKNPVSSALHLARTVVRRGERRIVEYTHKDPDVRPELVKFANRLSDLLFVLARTEEYNEMVKEVVRRVVEKIKMAEAPSEEAPEEEKKKDFSLLTTAKRMGAAARVKAEKMGVPIVFSVVDAGGNLTYFERMEDSLLASMDISVNKAYTANALKMSTDKVTDLAKEDGALFGIQFTNEGRIVTFGGGYPLIVEGKVVGGIGVSGGTADQDMAIAQSALAIL; encoded by the coding sequence ATGCCAAATGTCTATACAAGAGGCGGTGACAAAGGTGAAACCGGTTTGTTCGGCGGTAACCGCACGCCTAAAGATGATATTCGGGTAGAAGCTTACGGTACAATGGATGAAGCAAATTCAGCCATTGGCCTGGCCTATTCTTTATCTGAAGACAATGACATCCGCGAAATCCTCCACCATTTACAAGAAAGAATTTTCGTTTTAGGTGCGGAACTCGCCAGTGATGAAAAGGGGAAGGCAATGCTGAAGGATGGGATTTCCCAGGCAGACATTGACTTTATGGAAGAAAAACTCGACTATTACCTTTCCGTTATCGGCCCGCAAAAATCGTTTATTGTACCAGGGAAAAACCCTGTATCCTCAGCTTTGCATCTGGCCCGTACAGTTGTACGGCGCGGCGAAAGAAGAATTGTGGAATATACCCACAAGGATCCGGATGTAAGACCGGAGCTGGTGAAATTTGCCAACCGTCTTTCCGATCTGCTTTTCGTTCTCGCAAGAACTGAAGAATACAACGAAATGGTGAAAGAAGTCGTCAGACGAGTCGTTGAAAAAATAAAAATGGCTGAAGCGCCTTCAGAAGAAGCTCCTGAGGAAGAGAAAAAAAAAGACTTTTCACTTCTGACAACTGCTAAGAGAATGGGAGCAGCAGCAAGGGTTAAGGCAGAAAAAATGGGTGTGCCTATTGTTTTTTCCGTTGTTGATGCAGGTGGTAATTTAACGTATTTTGAAAGAATGGAAGATTCCCTGCTCGCCAGTATGGATATTTCAGTTAACAAGGCTTATACAGCCAATGCGTTGAAAATGTCTACCGATAAGGTTACCGATCTGGCAAAAGAAGATGGAGCACTCTTTGGAATTCAATTTACTAATGAAGGCCGCATTGTGACCTTCGGTGGTGGTTATCCACTCATTGTTGAGGGAAAAGTTGTCGGTGGTATCGGCGTTAGCGGCGGTACAGCAGACCAGGATATGGCCATTGCACAAAGCGCATTAGCTATTTTATAA
- a CDS encoding phosphatase PAP2 family protein, which produces MDLTILLWIQAHMRCDVLDFIFTLITKLGNTGIIWILLTLILLIRKDTRYTGLVMAIAFILSAAVVNLGIKPLVSRPRPFQVHPIELAIAAPYGTSFPSGHSATSFAAAWAYFITRKNRLRWGLLALAAAIAFSRLYLFVHFPTDVLAGIIIGVILSYAAKLIADRLVKNGRWGIHANP; this is translated from the coding sequence TTGGATTTAACAATTTTACTCTGGATTCAGGCACATATGCGCTGCGATGTGCTTGATTTTATTTTTACCCTTATCACAAAGCTTGGCAATACCGGCATTATCTGGATACTGCTGACCCTGATCCTGCTCATCCGCAAAGATACCCGCTATACAGGCCTGGTCATGGCCATCGCGTTTATCCTGTCGGCAGCAGTGGTCAATCTTGGTATAAAGCCCCTTGTCAGCAGGCCGCGGCCCTTTCAGGTCCACCCCATCGAGCTTGCCATCGCCGCGCCTTACGGGACCTCCTTCCCATCAGGCCACAGCGCCACCTCCTTTGCGGCTGCCTGGGCCTACTTTATCACAAGGAAAAACCGGCTTCGCTGGGGGCTTTTAGCGCTGGCTGCCGCCATTGCTTTCTCGCGCCTGTACCTCTTTGTCCATTTCCCAACAGACGTGCTGGCCGGCATCATCATTGGCGTTATTCTGAGCTATGCCGCAAAGCTCATTGCTGACAGGCTTGTAAAAAATGGAAGGTGGGGAATCCATGCCAACCCGTAA
- a CDS encoding ParA family protein: MKTISLFNLKGGCGKTTSVINLGYLLGQKIKGKVLYIDCDMQSNLTNSLMEYDLDRPCIYHLFTDEKEAKDVIYQVSDNIDIIPSSLLMATIEPRLAGMYGREFILKRKLEAVADDYEYCIIDCSPSFSIVTTNALVVTDDIFIPVQTEYYAVDGVHLLEETLEYISKSLGINKDITLLFATLHDVRNNINNLQYDNLKASFGEKFMDTYIRKNIALVESPIFKQSIFEYKPKSNGAEDYLNLFKEIESKGGF; encoded by the coding sequence GTGAAAACCATCAGTTTATTTAACTTAAAGGGCGGCTGCGGAAAAACCACATCTGTCATCAATCTCGGATATCTGCTGGGACAAAAGATAAAAGGAAAGGTGCTTTATATTGACTGCGATATGCAGAGCAACCTGACCAACTCTCTTATGGAGTACGATCTGGACCGTCCATGTATCTATCATTTATTTACTGACGAAAAAGAAGCCAAGGATGTTATTTATCAAGTAAGCGATAACATTGATATTATTCCTTCCAGTCTGCTGATGGCAACGATTGAGCCGCGTCTTGCAGGCATGTATGGACGCGAGTTTATTTTAAAACGTAAGCTTGAGGCAGTGGCAGACGATTATGAATACTGCATCATTGACTGTTCGCCGTCATTCAGTATTGTAACCACCAACGCGCTTGTTGTCACCGATGATATTTTCATTCCAGTGCAAACCGAGTATTATGCTGTGGATGGGGTGCATCTCTTGGAGGAAACTCTGGAATATATCAGCAAGTCACTGGGAATCAATAAGGATATTACCCTTCTTTTTGCAACACTTCATGATGTACGTAATAATATTAACAATCTTCAATATGATAATTTAAAGGCGAGCTTTGGCGAGAAGTTTATGGATACCTATATCAGAAAAAATATCGCCCTGGTAGAGTCACCGATATTTAAGCAATCTATTTTTGAGTATAAACCAAAGTCAAATGGCGCTGAAGATTATCTGAATTTATTTAAAGAAATAGAATCCAAAGGGGGCTTTTAA
- a CDS encoding HAD family hydrolase: MKNIEDYKAVIFDFDGTLVDSMGLWHSIDHIYLERHNKACPETLPYEIAGKSFTETAEYFKERFELEDSIEDIKAEWVEMSHEEYLNHVHFKPGALHLIRDLHRRCQRIAMATSNNRETTEAFLQKHNVLSYFDILCFTTEVGAGKPNPAVFNQAAQLLSLPPEDCLVFEDTLEGIQAAKAAGMDVIAVADLWQGDHLVKIKNLSDGFIQDFTDLE; encoded by the coding sequence ATGAAAAACATAGAGGATTACAAGGCTGTCATCTTTGATTTTGACGGTACCCTTGTAGATTCAATGGGGCTGTGGCACAGCATTGACCACATCTATCTGGAACGCCATAACAAGGCCTGTCCTGAAACCCTGCCCTATGAGATTGCCGGTAAAAGCTTTACCGAGACCGCAGAATATTTTAAGGAGCGCTTCGAACTCGAGGACTCCATCGAAGACATTAAAGCCGAATGGGTGGAGATGTCCCACGAAGAATATTTAAACCACGTACATTTTAAGCCCGGTGCCCTGCACCTGATCCGCGATTTGCACAGGCGTTGCCAGCGCATTGCCATGGCAACTTCCAACAACCGGGAGACCACCGAGGCTTTTCTCCAAAAGCACAACGTGCTGAGCTATTTTGACATTCTCTGCTTTACCACCGAGGTAGGCGCAGGAAAACCAAACCCGGCAGTTTTTAACCAGGCGGCACAGCTGCTGTCCCTGCCGCCAGAGGATTGTCTTGTCTTCGAGGATACGCTGGAGGGGATTCAGGCCGCCAAGGCCGCTGGAATGGACGTGATCGCCGTAGCTGATTTATGGCAGGGCGACCATCTGGTCAAAATCAAGAATCTGTCCGATGGTTTCATTCAGGATTTTACAGATTTAGAATAG
- a CDS encoding 4Fe-4S dicluster domain-containing protein gives MSTNLVEIVKSAGIIGAGGAGFPTHVKIDAEVDTVIVNGAECEPLLRVDQQLMAERAHHMLVALQAVMDHTKAKAGIVGLKKKYVPAIGALRQDLPNFPKIDLHIMNNFYPAGDEQTLVYETTGRIVPEGGIPLNVGTLVINVETLLNIYDIMNEDKPVVDKYITVTGAVRNKITTKVPLGITVREALELAGGTTISDFVIINGGPMMGKIVDIDSYVTKTTKGFIVLPSDHPLIESKTRSIQDTIKLAGMACMQCSLCTEVCPRHSLGHNLEPHKLMRIAAYGSTCDTTTQATNAFLCCECGLCQYACVMDLQPWKFNIALKRELGSKGIKNPHHNKPEQADPFRSAKQFNVHRLISRLGLDEYDQPAPMVDCGKQFTEVTIQLAQHIGAPAQPVVSVGDVVEKGTLIGEIPEGSLGARIFASIDGKVTAVEDGKITIRS, from the coding sequence ATGAGCACAAATTTAGTTGAAATAGTCAAAAGCGCTGGTATTATTGGTGCCGGCGGGGCTGGCTTCCCAACCCATGTGAAAATCGACGCTGAAGTTGATACAGTTATTGTCAACGGTGCTGAATGTGAGCCTTTGTTAAGAGTTGACCAACAATTAATGGCCGAGAGAGCCCACCACATGCTGGTGGCTCTTCAGGCTGTTATGGATCATACTAAGGCAAAGGCAGGCATTGTCGGACTTAAAAAGAAATATGTCCCGGCCATTGGCGCTTTAAGACAGGACTTACCAAATTTTCCAAAAATCGACCTTCACATTATGAATAATTTCTATCCTGCCGGTGATGAACAAACACTGGTATATGAAACAACAGGGAGAATTGTTCCAGAGGGTGGAATTCCATTAAATGTTGGAACTTTAGTCATAAATGTAGAGACACTTCTCAATATTTATGATATAATGAACGAGGACAAGCCCGTAGTAGATAAATATATTACTGTTACGGGAGCAGTCCGCAATAAAATCACGACAAAGGTTCCACTTGGAATTACTGTTCGTGAAGCACTTGAGCTGGCTGGCGGAACAACCATTTCCGATTTTGTCATTATCAATGGTGGACCAATGATGGGGAAAATTGTCGATATCGACTCCTACGTCACAAAGACTACAAAGGGCTTTATTGTTTTACCGAGCGATCATCCATTGATCGAATCAAAGACAAGAAGCATCCAGGATACGATAAAATTAGCCGGAATGGCGTGTATGCAGTGTAGTTTATGTACAGAAGTTTGTCCGAGACACAGTCTGGGACATAACCTTGAACCACACAAGCTTATGCGAATCGCAGCCTATGGCTCAACTTGTGATACGACCACTCAAGCTACAAATGCTTTCTTATGCTGTGAATGTGGCTTATGTCAATATGCGTGCGTTATGGATCTCCAGCCTTGGAAGTTCAATATCGCACTCAAGCGGGAATTAGGCAGCAAAGGCATCAAAAACCCACATCACAACAAACCTGAACAGGCTGATCCTTTCAGATCGGCAAAACAGTTTAACGTACATCGTTTAATTTCTCGTCTGGGTCTGGATGAATATGATCAACCAGCTCCGATGGTCGATTGCGGCAAACAGTTTACTGAAGTAACCATTCAGCTGGCACAGCACATTGGTGCACCTGCTCAGCCGGTTGTCAGTGTAGGGGATGTTGTTGAAAAGGGAACCCTGATCGGAGAAATCCCGGAAGGAAGCCTTGGCGCCCGTATTTTCGCAAGTATCGACGGTAAAGTAACTGCCGTCGAAGATGGTAAAATTACCATCCGGTCCTAA
- a CDS encoding uracil-DNA glycosylase: protein MSINFQNDWEDTLQKEFQQEYYQKLRRFLFHEYKTQTVYPDMYDIFNAFHFTAYSDTKVCIIGQDPYHGKGQAHGLSFSVKPEVAVPPSLQNIYKELHDDLGCAIPSHGYLKKWTDEGVLLLNAVLTVRAGQPASHRGMGWEQFTDHVIETLNKREDPIVFILWGAFAQSKIPMITNPAHHIIKSPHPSPFSASRGFFGSRPFSKTNAFLESIGKKPVDWQIDPL from the coding sequence ATGTCCATCAACTTTCAAAATGACTGGGAGGACACCCTCCAAAAAGAGTTTCAACAGGAATACTATCAGAAGCTGCGGCGCTTTCTGTTTCACGAGTATAAAACACAGACCGTCTACCCGGATATGTATGACATTTTTAACGCATTTCATTTCACGGCCTACTCGGATACCAAGGTCTGCATCATCGGCCAGGACCCTTACCACGGCAAAGGCCAGGCTCACGGCCTTTCTTTTTCTGTAAAGCCAGAGGTTGCTGTGCCGCCATCGCTTCAGAACATTTATAAGGAGCTGCACGACGACCTGGGCTGCGCGATTCCCAGCCATGGCTACCTGAAAAAATGGACCGATGAAGGGGTTCTGCTGCTCAACGCAGTGCTCACCGTGCGGGCAGGCCAGCCAGCCTCCCACAGAGGCATGGGCTGGGAACAGTTCACAGACCATGTTATCGAAACTTTGAACAAGCGCGAAGACCCCATTGTCTTTATTCTGTGGGGTGCTTTTGCCCAGTCCAAAATCCCAATGATCACCAACCCGGCCCATCATATTATAAAATCGCCGCATCCCAGCCCATTCTCGGCAAGCCGCGGCTTCTTTGGCAGCCGGCCGTTTTCAAAGACCAACGCCTTTCTCGAAAGCATTGGTAAAAAACCGGTTGACTGGCAGATCGATCCCCTTTAG